One Mycolicibacterium sp. TUM20985 genomic window, CTGCCCGATCAGTACCGGCCGCTGCATGATCAGAGTGTAGAGACGTTCCGGTCGGCTCGGGTGTGATTCTCACTGCCCATCACCGGTTCGTGCGACCCAGGTCGACGGGCAGCTGGATTCCGGTGACGTGCCGCGCTTCGTCGGACGCGAGCCACGCGACGGCCGCAGCGATGTCGTCGACGGTCGTGGTCTGATCGGGCAGCGCACCCATGTAGAGGACACCGAGCTCGGGCGCGTGTTGCTCGACCTGTGGAAACAGTTCGGGCACCTGCAAATCGGTCGAGACACCGTGCGGGATGACGGTATTCACGCGAATGCGATACGCCGCAAGCTCGTTGGCGAGTGTCTTGGCCAGTCCGACGACGCCGTGCTTGGCGGCGACGTAGCTGGCCAGCATCGGCAGTCCGCGCACGCCGGCCACCGAGCCGATGAAGACGATCGAACCACCGGTGCCCTGTTCCAGCATGAGGGGCACGGCAGCCTTGATCGTGTGGAATGCTCCGGTCAGGTTGACGTCGATGCTCTCCTGCCAGTGTTCGGCGTCGATCTCCCACGTCCGGGCAGCCGTGGTGATACCGGCATTCGCGATCACCACGTCGAGCCCGCCGAGCTCCGAAACACCCTC contains:
- a CDS encoding mycofactocin-coupled SDR family oxidoreductase, encoding MAKGDEVPQRPAPEGPVARRFEGRVAFVTGAARGQGRAEAVRLAAEGADIIAVDICRQLPTTQYLGATPADLDETVALVEKLGRRIVARQVDTRDFDALSSALQEGVSELGGLDVVIANAGITTAARTWEIDAEHWQESIDVNLTGAFHTIKAAVPLMLEQGTGGSIVFIGSVAGVRGLPMLASYVAAKHGVVGLAKTLANELAAYRIRVNTVIPHGVSTDLQVPELFPQVEQHAPELGVLYMGALPDQTTTVDDIAAAVAWLASDEARHVTGIQLPVDLGRTNR